A stretch of DNA from Pan troglodytes isolate AG18354 chromosome 21, NHGRI_mPanTro3-v2.0_pri, whole genome shotgun sequence:
CTTGTAATAGTTTACAGCCACAGTGGCAGCTTTTATATGTGTACGTGCATTTAAAAACAGTTTCATAAATAGCCATGTGGCAAAATATCTGCctctaggcaaaaaaaaaaaaaaaaaaaatctttgccactAAATGAACATCTTTAAGTAATACTGAAAATAGATGTGAGGTAATTTTTTATCTAAAGTGACTGTAGCCTATATTAAGAGATATTCACTGTAACAATTCAAGTTTTGAAATCTTTGTTTTATAACTGAAAAATATGTCTTtttcaaaaacacatttttacatttattgctATTGTACATTCATTTGGTAGGAAACAGGGATGTTTGATGTCTTGCAATGATAAAACAATCATATTCAATAGAAAATTATCTCACATTCTGCATGACTTTTGAACGTTCTATAATTACATAAGTGAAAAACCAATTTGTAGATATCTGAGTGAGTACAACCAtttaataaatgtgaataaagcatttcagaacattttaatgTACACTGCATTTTCTGATAGTAAGATTTTAGGTTAAAATAAGATTATACTTTAAAAAGCttaccattttgaaaaaaaaatcatatcactGTTGGCAATGCCTTTTTCATATTTGAGATGCTAGTTGAACATATTGCgtatccatttgtttttgtttgattttactgTTATTACATTCATGTTAatactaaaatacacacacacacaattacttaggtttttttttaataaaaagcccAAAGAAAAATGCTGACAACGTTGAgttgaaattttgaaattgggTTTTATAATTCTGCCCACATAGCAAAAGCTGAAATGGTCTGTGAAGATGTAGTTTTTGAAAGAATGAAGTAAGTAGTGAAACCAACAAAACAAGTGAAAATTATACAAGGAAACACAATAATAAGTTAACAaaggaattatatataatacactttTTCTTCATGTTGACATGATTTATTCCTTTGTAATATTTTCCCAtctcttataaataaataagcttgCTTGTTAATActttgtctaatttttattttgttaccaATGtcattaatactttatttttctttatttctcttataaAGTGACTTCTGAACTTCCTAGTTTGTTTAAACTATCGCAAgttcagaaaaccaaacactgcatagtctcactcataggtgagaattaaacaatgagaatacttggacacaggcaggggaacatcacacactggggcctgtcatggggtgggggctggaggagggagagcattaggagaaatacctaatgtaaatgacaagttaatgggtgcagcaaaccaacacagcacatgtatacatatgtaacaaacctgcacgttgtgcacctgtaccctagaacttaaagtataataaaaataaataaatacataaataaaataaaataaataaaaaataaatacaaacatattaatcataaataaatgaaatatctgaTAACCTCATTACGTCTGGTAGTAATGTCACCTCTGAGTATTTAAATATTCATCTATATATTCCTTTGCTAAATttcctttaatttctcttttatattaaacttttttttagagaGCACAAATCCAAAGCATCTTTTATGAATATAGATAGGTCATGTTTAGCAAAAGACACAAGGCAGGGAAGTGTCAGGCCTGAGGCCTGAGCCGTGCTGAGGGAGAAGGAGGCTCCGGACAAGTGGGAGAAGTGCTGGGAAGGGCCGAGTGGTGGGGGCCGCAGAAAGTTCCAGTGGGCAACACTGTCGGCAGGTCATGGGTGGGACTCACGGGGACCTTGCTGCTAACTCTTGTTGCGttggcggggtggggtggggagggagggtccTTAGTGCTGCCACCTGGAGTGAGAAAAGCCCGTTGGTTCCTGGAGGGCACCCATCAAGGGACACAGGACAGGAAGCCCAGGATGGTTAGTGCAACTAGGGATGAAGGCCAGGGAGAAGCAGGTGCTCTGGAGTCCAGGCACAGAGGCCTAGGAGTTTCCTGTTAAGTGCCGGCGTTCCGCTCTGTCTCTGCCAGGCATTCTGACTAGGGATGGATGATACCTCTCTTCAGGCGCTCCGTGGCGCTCTTGCTGCTAGCATAGGTGGGCCGGATCCCTTTGCCCATCTCCCCTGTGACCAACAGCAGTTCCGCGTAGGTGCTCTGGGAGCCCTGGGCACCAGGTGGTTTCATGGCCTGCACACAGCCGATGGTAGGCTGTCCAAAGTTGTTAAACAGCGGTCTGAAAGAGGCAGCGGCTCCTGGCCCTGAGCCTGACGGCGACGGGACGCTTCCTGTAGGGACCGGAGTGCCCGGCCCAGGGGTGCTGGAGCCAGGGGTGCTGCTGGGGGCAGTGGTGGTAGGTTTGTAGAACATCCCCAACTCCTGGGCGCTGGGGAAGCCAGCAGGCTGCTCTTCGGGGGTTAGCTGCGGGACCGCTCAGCAGCGATCTGATTGGCAAGCGGGCTGCATGCCCCCTGGTAAATCTATATTAAACTTTTTAACTGCAATTTGTATTAATCTAAATACAGTTCAAATATTCTCCAAGAAAATTTCACATTTGAGTTGAGACAtcctaaaatgt
This window harbors:
- the LOC107972937 gene encoding cyclin-dependent kinase 2-associated protein 2-like gives rise to the protein MFYKPTTTAPSSTPGSSTPGPGTPVPTGSVPSPSGSGPGAAASFRPLFNNFGQPTIGCVQAMKPPGAQGSQSTYAELLLVTGEMGKGIRPTYASSKSATERLKRGIIHP